The Deltaproteobacteria bacterium genome includes a window with the following:
- a CDS encoding cobalamin biosynthesis protein, translated as MKRFEKKLWLGLIAMALLSPLGIILPEKFGAEDAWGEWGLNTLERLLGYIPEGLKRTADIWVAPIPDYTFGGDGALVTTKIISYIVSGIIGIILASIFMKIISKLLFKDDK; from the coding sequence ATGAAAAGGTTTGAGAAGAAACTCTGGCTGGGCCTTATCGCAATGGCGCTTTTGTCTCCCTTGGGAATTATTCTGCCGGAAAAATTTGGCGCCGAAGACGCCTGGGGTGAATGGGGTCTAAACACCCTAGAAAGGCTTCTCGGTTATATTCCGGAAGGGTTGAAGAGAACGGCGGATATCTGGGTGGCCCCCATACCGGACTATACCTTTGGTGGAGATGGCGCGTTGGTGACCACGAAAATTATTTCCTACATCGTGTCGGGTATCATTGGGATCATCCTGGCCTCCATATTTATGAAAATAATATCGAAGCTGTTATTCAAAGATGATAAATAA